Within Mycobacterium botniense, the genomic segment CCACACATCCTGACGCTCTCGCCGCCGATCCGCCTGGAACCCCAGTGGCTCAAGCCGACGGCCTACATGATGGCCAAATATGGAATGACGCTGTGCGCGCTGGCGATTGCCGAGGAGATGCGCGCCGAGGGGATCGCCTCTAACACCTTGTGGCCGCGCACCCTGGTGGCCACCGCCGCAGTGCAGAACCTGCTCGGGGGCGCCGAAGCGATGGCGCGGGCCCGCAAGCCCGAGGTGTACGCCGACGCGGCCTACGTCATCCTCAACAAGCCCGCCACCGAATACACCGGCAACTCGGTGCTCTGCGAGGATGTGCTGCTCGAGTCCGGTGTAACCGATTTGTCGGTATATGACTGCACACCGGGTGGCGAGCTCGGGGTCGACCTGTGGGTGGACTCCGTCAATCCTCCCGGATACGGTCACCCGTAGCCTATTTCGAGCCGGTAGCAGCCGCTGGTGACAGTGCGCAACGCCCTGAGTTTTACAACAGTTTCGCCTGTTCGGGTTGCGGCTCGACCGGTTCGATCAACTCGGGACCGTTGTTGCGCACGTTGTTGACCAAGGTCGAGATTTCACGC encodes:
- a CDS encoding SDR family oxidoreductase, whose product is MSLSGKTMFISGASRGIGLAIAKRAAQDGANIALIAKTAEPHPKLPGTIYTAAKEIEQAGGQALPIVGDVRDGDAVASAVAQTVEQFGGIDMCVNNASAINLGSITEVPLKRFDLMNGIQVRGTYAVSQACIPHMKGRENPHILTLSPPIRLEPQWLKPTAYMMAKYGMTLCALAIAEEMRAEGIASNTLWPRTLVATAAVQNLLGGAEAMARARKPEVYADAAYVILNKPATEYTGNSVLCEDVLLESGVTDLSVYDCTPGGELGVDLWVDSVNPPGYGHP